CCTGAGCAAGTGGCAGATACCTTGCGTAAAGCACTACAATTTGTTGATGCAGATAAACTTTATCCTTCTACTAACTGTGGCATGGCGCCATTATCTCGTCAGGTGGCGCGTGGCAAGTTAAATGCATTAAGTGCAGGGGCAGAGATCATTCGAAAAGAGTTAACAGCTTAATCGTAATAATTTTAGAGGGTAGATAGGGTGGCTTTAACAGATGGTACTTTAAAGTTAAACCCTAGCCTTGCACACATTTCAAGAAATGCGACAGCTCAGTTTAGGATTTGAGAGATGATTGAATCAGCAGACTTTAAAAATGCGATGTCTTTACTCGCAAGTGCCGTGAATGTGGTGACGACAGCAGGTACATCTGGTCGTCACGGGTTGACTGCTTCTGCGGTGTGTAGTGTGACAGATACACCGCCGACATTATTGGTCTGTATGAATCAATCATCTCGATCACATGCACATTTTATTGAAAATAAAATCTTATGTGTGAATGTGTTGAGCGCTCAGCATGAGCAGATTTCCAATGCATTTGCATCGAGCAAACTGAATTCAGAACAGCGCTTTAAACAGGCGGCTTGGACAGAGCTGGAAACTGGATCACCTGTTTTAAAAGATGCTTTAGTGAGTTTTGATTGCGAGATCGAGCATATTCAACAGGTGGGAACACATAGCGTTTTTATGTGTCGTGTGATTGCAATCCAACAAAATCATCCTAAAGAAGGATTGGTGTATTTCAATCGTGCTTACCATTACGTGAGTGAGGTGGAACTTGTTTGATTAACTTTAGCCTCAAAATTAAAAACTAAATTAAGTTGTATGTAAGGCGAATTTTATTTATTTTTATCTTTTAGAAATCATATTTTTTATTTGCTCATGATGGATTAATGCATCGTATCGTGTCTATGGCCTTCGGAGGCATGGATACTTTACCGCATTATAGAGCAGTCATTACCTTACTCGTAGTAACAGGATTGAAACATAAGCAGGCTTACAAAGACATCTTTGCAATTATAATTATTAGAATAATCACGATATTTGTTGCAATTGCAGCGTTTACTTGGTTTAAGCGTGTATAAATAAAGGAAGACAAAATGAGTCTGGTTTTAGAGGGAAAAGTTGCATTTATCACGGGTTCAGCAAGCGGTATTGGGCTTGAAATTGCAAAAAAGTTTGCACAAGAAGGGGCTAAAGTCGCTATTTCGGATGTAAACGTTGATAAATGTGCGGAGTCTGTAGCGGCTTTAAAGGCTCAGGGTTTTGATGCACTTTCAGCACCTTGTGACGTAACCGATGAAACTGCTTATGAAGCAGCGATTAAGCTTACTCATGAAACTTTTGGACGTTTAGATATTTTGGTAAATAACGCAGGATTTCAGCATGTTGCAGTAATTGAGGAATTCCCGACGACAACTTTCCAAAAATTAATTGACGTCATGCTAGTCGGATCATTTATTGGAATAAAACATGCTTTTCCAATCATGAAAAATCAAAAATTCGGCCGTATTATCAATTTATCTTCGATTAATGGATTGATTGGATTCGCGGGTAAGGCTGGTTATAACAGCGCTAAACATGGTGTTATTGGTTTAACAAAAGTTGCTGCTTTAGAATCCGCACAAGATGGAATTACAGTAAATGCATTGTGTCCAGGTTATGTAGATACACCTTTGGTACGTGGGCAAATTGCAGATTTAGCACGAACAAGAGACGTGAGTGAAAAAAGCGCTTTAGAAGATATTATTTTGGCAATGGTGCCACAAAAACGTTTATTAAACGTAGAGGAAATAGCGGACTACGCTATTTTTCTAGCGAGCGATAAAGCTGCTGTGGTAACTGGGCAGGCCGTTGTGATGGATGGTGGATACACAGCGCAGTAGCAAGCCTTTATATTTTAATGATTTAAAATAGGTGGTTATAAGCCAACTATGTTTTTATAAAAGAACCTCATTAGACTTAAGAATAAAATTAGAAAAGTGAAGAAAATAGCCATCGTGGGTGGTGGTGTAATAGGATTAAAAATTAGGCGGCTTTTTATCTAAATGAAGGTTTTAAGGTAAATGCATATGATCCAGCGTTAGAAGCCGAATTTAATTTAAAGATTCGAATCAAGGTCTATCTGTCAGACTGACTAGAATTGAATGCTGATAAAAAGGGTAGGCACACTCAGCAAATAGAAAAATTATTTAAAATTTTATAATGAGTTAATTCCAAGCATTCGAGAGGTGGACTTCGTACAGGAAAATGGTCCTAAACGATGAGATTTGATATAAGAATTGTATCTTCAAATCACGAAATTTTTGCCTGAAGATACGGTATTTGCCTGATGATATGATAATTGCATCCAGTTCATTTGGCTTGGAAATTACAGACATCCAGAGCTCATGGGCCTTTGCTGAACGTATTCCACTTGGGCATCCGTTTAACCCACCACATTTATTACCCCTTGTTGGGATTGTGGGTGATGAACAGACTTCAAAAAATGTATTCAAGATGCTTATGAATTTTATCGATCATTGGGGGGAGACACCCATTCTCATTAATCAAGAGATTAAGGGTTATGTTGCAAATAGATGACAATCTGGGTGATGGAGAGAGGCATTTTATTGAGTATCGCAGGGTATATGTAGCGCAGAGGATTTAGATATGGCTATCAGCAATACTCCAAGATTATTTTGGTCTATTTTTGAAGCTTATCCAAATATGCAGCTTGCAAACACCAATGGTTTTAAAGCAGCGTTGCATCATTTAGGAGGGCCTAAGACTGAATGGTGGGCTGATATAAAAGAATTCAAACTATCTGAAAATACAATTCATGAGCTGGATATAGAAACACAGAAATTTTTAGATAAAATTGGAAACAGGAATCTACAATTTTTAAGAAATAAAATATGAATTAATAGGTTGAAAATGAGAGAAAAATTAAATTTGCCGTGATGATTATAATTATAAAAATAAAGACTCCGGAGGTGCCGCTGCATGTGTCGTTACCCTGAACCCGATGAGTTCAAGGTGGATGTGACGCATACTTGCTGGGTTTTCCACACGAAGGTGGACATACACTCTAAATATACAGAACACATCCATAAGTGTTAGTATCGGCAGGGGAATAGACCCGCTGGCGAACACCCTAGAGTTAGAATAAGTATAACCAATCTCAACCATTACGCAAACGGCAACTGCGCTTAATTGACTGCTTTAAGACATATAAAGTTCTAAATGCTCAAAGAAAAAGCAGTTTTTATACTGCTTTTTCAACGTCTTCCAGAATAGTGCTGAGTAAACGTTCACACTGTGCATATTCTTGTAAGGATTTGTTCAGAGTTAACACCTCTTGCATGAGCTCAAGTGCCACCATAATCACTAATTTATTATGTTCAACATTCGGTGCTTTACGGCGAAACTCTTGAAACTTCTCATTCAGCAAATCACCCGCGCGTTCTAAATCCGCTTTCTTATCTACAGTGGTAGACAGGCGAAAGGATTGTTCAATCAGGCGTAATTCTACAGTCGCTAACTCAGACATTTTTAAGCTTCCTCATTGATTTCGGTAGGATGTGCCAGTTGCTGAATTTCTTGCGCATGCTGATCTTGTTCTGTACCTAAAATAGCCAAACGCTGAATAATCGCTTCAACTTTGGTTTTGGCATGTTCATTTTTTTGGATTAGACGCGTGCGTTCGCTCTTAAGCTCCTGAATTTCTTGTTGAGCTTGGCGCTGTTCGGTCAGCATTTTTTCTTTAACTATACGCAGCTCGTTGCGCTCAGCCAAAATTTCTTGAAAGCGATTTTTGAGATCCGTACAACTTTTCTCTAAGCGTCCGTAGCGTTCGGCTAAAGCGGTCGCATCGGTATTTAAAGTCTTAAATTGAGCTTGTAACTGACTGTGCTGGTCATTCAATGTTTCTAGCTCATCTTGCTTTTGCGTGATGATGCTATTTTTATGGACAATTTGTGCATGATGCTGCTCTTCACTACTGTCTATTTGCTGTAGTAAAGTCAGATTATTTCGCTCAACTTCGCTCAGATGAGTGTGTAGCTTCGTGATATGCGCCTGTAGACGCTGTAATTGTTCTAACATAACGAGGTCGCGTAGTTTCGCAATCAAAGGTAATATATACAGAAGTATAGAGATTGGATAAACGAATGCAAGACGATATTTCAGGTTGGAATGACTGGAGCCATCATTTTAGTGCTATTGAAGAAATTTCAAGCCCTAGTGAGTTACATGGTTTGCTTACGGGTATTGTTTGTGTAACGCAAGCACCGACACCTGATGAATGGTTACAAATTTTATCGACATTGACTGTGCCTCAACTTGAACAAGAAGCACTCGACTTACTGGCTGAAGAGACCGAGGACGTTTTCCACGCATTGTCTGAGGATGAGTTAGATTATTTACCCATGCTTCCAGATGACGAACACTCACTCTCAGAACGTGTACAAGCTTTGGCAGATTGGTGCACGGGCGTGGTACTCGGTTTTGGTTTGGCATCTGGTAACATTCGCCCAGATGAAGCAGAACTCATTCAACATTTGCAAGATATTGCAGCGGTAGAATTTGAGGATACCGACGATGATGAAGAGGGTGAAATAAGCTACCAAGAGTTATACGAGTTTGTACGTTTAATTCCAGTAAGCTTATCCATGGCTCGCCCAAAAATTAGCGTGGCGGACAGTACTTTACTTCAGCATGTGAAAAACAAGAAAGTTGCTGATACAGACGCCAATGTCGTGGAAATGTTTACCCCAAACCGCCCAAGTTAATTCAAATTGCTGTTGCTTGATGTTTACATTCAGGTGTAAGCATCAATATCCACTTATTCATCTTATTGAAGCCGTATAAAAATATGAAATTGACTCAAGCTGATTTTCAGGAACGCCGTGATCGTTTAGCAGAACAGATCGGTTCAAACAGTATTGCGATTATTGAAACAAGCCCTGTGGCAATGCGTAACCGTGACGCCGACTATAAATATAGAGCGGACAGTAGTTTCTATTATTTAACTGGTTTTGCAGAACCTGAAGCGGTCGCGGTGATTGAAACTTTTGGTTCAGGCGAAGAATATAGCTATAGTTTGTTCTGCCGTGAACGTGATCGTGAAATGGAAATCTGGCATGGCTACCGCGCAGGTGTTGACGGCGCTGTCGATGACTTTGATGCTGACGAAGCTTATGCCATCGAGCTTCTAGACGAAGAAATACTTGAAAAACTATTAGACAAAGAAAAATTATTTTACCGGATTGGACACCGAGCGGAATTTGATGCGCGTGTTGCCAAGTGGGTTGTGGACGCAAACGGTGAATCCCGTAAAGGCACAGCTGCACCGGCGCAGTTGATTCAGTTAGATCGTATTTTAGATGAAATGCGTTTGCATAAAGATGCAGAAGAAATTGCACTCATGCAGATTGCAGCGAATATCAGTGCTGAAGCGCATACACAGGCCATGAAAGCGGTTAAATCCAATATGATGGAATATGCTTTAGAGGCTGAACTGAATTATATTTTTGGTAAAAATGGCTGTGTGCCGTCTTATAACAGTATTGTGGGCGGTGGTGAAAATGCGTGTATTTTACATTATGTGGAAAACAATAAACCGCTCAAAGACGGTGACTTGGTCTTGATTGATGCAGCATGTGAATATGAGTTTTATGCCTCAGATATTACTCGGACTTTTCCAGTCAATGGTAAATTTAGTCCAGAACAAAAAGCACTCTATCAAGTGGTGTTGGATGCTCAAATTGCTGCAATTGATGCGGTTCGTATTGGCAATTCATACAAAGAACCACACCATGTTGCAGTGCGTATATTGGTTCAAGGCTTGCTTGATTTAGGCATTATGCAAGGTGAGCTTGACGATATTATTGCAAAAGAAAGCTTCCGTCAGTTTTATATGCATGGGACAGGGCATTGGCTGGGCATGGATGTGCATGACGTGGGTGCTTATAAGCAAAATGGTGAATGGCGAACTTATGAAGAAGGTATGGTTGTAACGGTTGAACCGGGTTTGTATATCGCCCCTGATGATGAAACGGTTGATGTAAAATGGCGTGGTATTGGTATTCGTATCGAAGATGATATTGTTGCGACTAAACAAGGGCCGCTAGTTCTCACCAAAAATGTGGTCAAAACTATTGAAGATATTGAAGCGCTGATGGCTCCTTAAGCATTTATGGAATAAAAAAGCGGCTTAAATAATCCGTTGTTAAGTGATTAGAGCCATAAATTCAGTCCATAAAAAAGCCCAACATCCTGTTGGGCTTTTTTACATATTTGATGCTACGGTATAACTCCTGTCGTACCTGCATTCTCCATTGCTGTCTTTTCTTATTATTATCTGGAGCATCCTGCTCTCTATGTCCTCATCATAGGCAATGGCTGTTCTTTGCGGTAGTCGCAAAAGGCTTGAATCCATGTACGCTAGGGCGTACAAAGCACAGCATGGGGTTATGCTAAACCGTGTTTGCAGACATTGTAGAGGATGGGGTTGAAAAATTTCAAAAACTTTAACATTGACTTGATTATATTCAAATTTATCAAAAAAAATGGAAAAACTATTTAAAAAACATCATGTTTGTAGGTGTGCATTGGTTAGAGACAGAGGCAAAGCTTATGAAAAATGTGAAGCTTTTATTTTTAAAAAACTCGTGTTCGCAGCACACGCATGATGTTAGTTTTAGATAATTTAAAAAATTTGCCCTATCCAATATTATTTTATAATTTTTCAAAATTCTCTAAACTATTCATCTTTAATCTAAACACAATGCCTTGAGGGCTGTTATAAGCACTGGCCTCTGCACGATGTAACATCATGATAGATCTCACGATTGATAGTCCTAACCCTCCTGTTTTTGCTTTGTGATGTCGACTACTATCAATTTGATAAAAACGATCAAAGACATGATTCAAATGTTTGTCATCAATAAAAATATTTTTCGTTAATACTTCAATCTCGACATGATGTCCTGTAGATTTGGTTGAAATCACAATGTCCTGATCTTCCAATCCATAATCAATCGCATTGATCATCAGGTTGGACAACGCGCGTTTTAATAAATCAGTATTGGCATAGATTTGAACGCCTGTTTCTAAGGCTAAAATAAATGCCATGTTCTTGTCTTCAGCCAAGAATTCAAAGTAGTGGACCAACTCTAGAATCAGACTCGCTAAGTCAATATTTTGTTTTTCGATCAAATAATCACTGTGCTCTGAACGAGCGATGAACAACATGTTGTCTATCATCTTGCTGAGCCGTTCATATTCCTCCAGATGAGAATACAAAAGCTGTTCCAATTCCTGCTGTGACCGAGATTGCATGAGCATGATTTGTGTTTGCCCGATTAAGTTGTTTAAAGGGGTTCTTAATTCATGGGCAATATCTTCAGAAAAACGGGCCAATTGATCATAATTAATCTGAATTTTTTCCAACATCGCATTCATGGCTGAACGGAGTTTTTCCACTTCAACGCTAGTGCTCTGCGCTTCAATACGCTGATGGGATTGACTACCCTGAATTTGGTAGGTTTGTGCAATCAACTGATTTAAAGATTTGAGTAAATAGCCACCCACCCAACGACCGAGTAGGCTTGCCATGATGATTCCCAATACGCTATAGAGAATTAATTTCCATAAATATTGATCTAAAGTCGCTTGGGCTTCGTCCAGTTGTGTTCCGGCAATGAGTTGATAATATTGCTGATTAAAAACCACAGTTTTATAAGCTAAACGGGTGGTGGCAAATTCCAATTGATTATCGACAAAGCTCATGTTTTTTGATTCGGCCATAGCAGGAATATGGACGTTCAGTGGATTAATTTCAATTAAAGTCTGTTGCTGATTTCTTAAGATTAAAAGATTATCTTCTTTTCCCAGCATATTTTCATAAAGCCGAGGATGTTGAACCAGAATTTGAAAACTTTCTTGATCATGTAAAAATATTTCGATGCGTTCAACACGTGCAGTTAAGTTCTGATCACGTTGTTTGGCCAACAGGTGCTGCATGTTGTGATAAGAAAGCAGGCCAATACCCAAAAATACAGCACAACAAATCATGCTGAAGGCCATACTTAAACGTGCGGTTAAACTCAGATGCCTTAAGCTATTGTTCATTTATTGAGGCTTAAGCGATAACCCATACCCCGAACAGTATGAATTAATTTGGGCTGAAAATGGTCATCAATTTTGGCACGTAAACGTCGAATCGCGACATCGACCACATTGGTATCGGTATCAAAATTAATGTTCCACACTTCCGAGGCAATTTGCGAGCGGGTGAGTAGTTCACCTTGATACTGCATTAACACGTGTAAAAGTGAAAATTCTTTCGTGCTGAGTTCAATTTTTTGTTGGTTTCGATATACCGTGCGTTCAAGTCGGTCTAAAATTAAATCATCAACTTGATAATATTCAGACTCGGCTTTTACGCTACGTCTCAATAGGCTTTTTACCCTGGCGAGTAATTCAATATAAGAAAAGGGCTTAATTAAATAATCATCTGCGCCCAGTTCTAAGCCTTTGACCCGATCTAACACATGA
This genomic window from Acinetobacter sp. TGL-Y2 contains:
- a CDS encoding flavin reductase yields the protein MIESADFKNAMSLLASAVNVVTTAGTSGRHGLTASAVCSVTDTPPTLLVCMNQSSRSHAHFIENKILCVNVLSAQHEQISNAFASSKLNSEQRFKQAAWTELETGSPVLKDALVSFDCEIEHIQQVGTHSVFMCRVIAIQQNHPKEGLVYFNRAYHYVSEVELV
- a CDS encoding 3-hydroxybutyrate dehydrogenase; its protein translation is MSLVLEGKVAFITGSASGIGLEIAKKFAQEGAKVAISDVNVDKCAESVAALKAQGFDALSAPCDVTDETAYEAAIKLTHETFGRLDILVNNAGFQHVAVIEEFPTTTFQKLIDVMLVGSFIGIKHAFPIMKNQKFGRIINLSSINGLIGFAGKAGYNSAKHGVIGLTKVAALESAQDGITVNALCPGYVDTPLVRGQIADLARTRDVSEKSALEDIILAMVPQKRLLNVEEIADYAIFLASDKAAVVTGQAVVMDGGYTAQ
- a CDS encoding 3-hydroxyacyl-CoA dehydrogenase NAD-binding domain-containing protein, coding for MPDDMIIASSSFGLEITDIQSSWAFAERIPLGHPFNPPHLLPLVGIVGDEQTSKNVFKMLMNFIDHWGETPILINQEIKGYVANR
- a CDS encoding cell division protein ZapA codes for the protein MSELATVELRLIEQSFRLSTTVDKKADLERAGDLLNEKFQEFRRKAPNVEHNKLVIMVALELMQEVLTLNKSLQEYAQCERLLSTILEDVEKAV
- a CDS encoding UPF0149 family protein gives rise to the protein MQDDISGWNDWSHHFSAIEEISSPSELHGLLTGIVCVTQAPTPDEWLQILSTLTVPQLEQEALDLLAEETEDVFHALSEDELDYLPMLPDDEHSLSERVQALADWCTGVVLGFGLASGNIRPDEAELIQHLQDIAAVEFEDTDDDEEGEISYQELYEFVRLIPVSLSMARPKISVADSTLLQHVKNKKVADTDANVVEMFTPNRPS
- the pepP gene encoding Xaa-Pro aminopeptidase translates to MKLTQADFQERRDRLAEQIGSNSIAIIETSPVAMRNRDADYKYRADSSFYYLTGFAEPEAVAVIETFGSGEEYSYSLFCRERDREMEIWHGYRAGVDGAVDDFDADEAYAIELLDEEILEKLLDKEKLFYRIGHRAEFDARVAKWVVDANGESRKGTAAPAQLIQLDRILDEMRLHKDAEEIALMQIAANISAEAHTQAMKAVKSNMMEYALEAELNYIFGKNGCVPSYNSIVGGGENACILHYVENNKPLKDGDLVLIDAACEYEFYASDITRTFPVNGKFSPEQKALYQVVLDAQIAAIDAVRIGNSYKEPHHVAVRILVQGLLDLGIMQGELDDIIAKESFRQFYMHGTGHWLGMDVHDVGAYKQNGEWRTYEEGMVVTVEPGLYIAPDDETVDVKWRGIGIRIEDDIVATKQGPLVLTKNVVKTIEDIEALMAP
- a CDS encoding heavy metal sensor histidine kinase, encoding MNNSLRHLSLTARLSMAFSMICCAVFLGIGLLSYHNMQHLLAKQRDQNLTARVERIEIFLHDQESFQILVQHPRLYENMLGKEDNLLILRNQQQTLIEINPLNVHIPAMAESKNMSFVDNQLEFATTRLAYKTVVFNQQYYQLIAGTQLDEAQATLDQYLWKLILYSVLGIIMASLLGRWVGGYLLKSLNQLIAQTYQIQGSQSHQRIEAQSTSVEVEKLRSAMNAMLEKIQINYDQLARFSEDIAHELRTPLNNLIGQTQIMLMQSRSQQELEQLLYSHLEEYERLSKMIDNMLFIARSEHSDYLIEKQNIDLASLILELVHYFEFLAEDKNMAFILALETGVQIYANTDLLKRALSNLMINAIDYGLEDQDIVISTKSTGHHVEIEVLTKNIFIDDKHLNHVFDRFYQIDSSRHHKAKTGGLGLSIVRSIMMLHRAEASAYNSPQGIVFRLKMNSLENFEKL
- a CDS encoding heavy metal response regulator transcription factor yields the protein MQILIIEDETKIAEFLAKGLNESGYLSSIAHDGLTALTLLQKKKFDLVILDVMLPEIDGWQVLKTLRTFSQTPVLMLTAKDHVLDRVKGLELGADDYLIKPFSYIELLARVKSLLRRSVKAESEYYQVDDLILDRLERTVYRNQQKIELSTKEFSLLHVLMQYQGELLTRSQIASEVWNINFDTDTNVVDVAIRRLRAKIDDHFQPKLIHTVRGMGYRLSLNK